The segment TATGTATTGAGAAGTGAACGGACCGGAAGCCCCTTGGCACGTGTGCCATACCGAATACATACCAGTTCAGGGAAGTTCTTCAGCGGCGTGACTGATAGTGCGGGATGCACGCAACGCGTTGCCACAAGCCGTGCAGAGAACTTGAGAATCGAAATAGTCGAGAACAACGATGCCTCATAATGACTACGAGTACGTGACTGTTGATGACACAGCCGTGACGAACACCAAACGAGACTCGCGAGTGGATCTGTTTTTGACGGTCGACGGGCCGCCGATCTGCGAAAATATGACCGATGCGGAGTTTCGAAAGAAAGTCCTGGCTTTACGTGACGACGCGGTAAAAATAGTCGCGCAGCGACTTCATGAATTAAGCGCCTGGAAAGCGCACGCACGGGCACGAGTCAGGGAGTGGTTCGGGAGTGACGACGAGTCCACTCGAGGTGTGCTGAGCGAAGGATTGGCGGCCTTGGTGATCGTTATGCAAGGGCTGACGGCAAGAAATTTCGTCCGTTCCGATCCCGAATTAGATAGGGCTTTGGGGTGTACACCGAACACCAAAAATTTAGCTGGTGAAGTCGCGCACGTTTGTGGCCCGGATACCGCAACGCATACGATATCTATCACGCCCAAGTTCTGTGAACTACCGGACACAAGTGCTGGTACGTTTGACTCGATGCAACTCACCATTGTTCACGAGTGTGTGCATTTTATGGACACGTTCGGTGCGCTCGATTACAAGAACACCTATGGACAATTTCTCAGCAGACGCCTCGCAAAAGAAGAACCAGCAATGGCGATCAGGAATGCGGACAATCTTGCTTGGTATATCTTGTGCGTTGATTAGCCTTTCGGCGTTGTGTGCTTCGAGTGCGACGTTTGCTTGTAGTTTTGCTTTGCAATATGAGAGCAAGCTTGAGCGCGATGTTGTGTCCATTTCAAATGCCGACCGGATCGCGCTCGCCAGTTTGTTGATTACCGTTCGAAGTAGCGTCGCAAACGATGGTCCTGTCGTGATCTACGGCTATTCGGACGAGCGCGAACGCAACGCGATTGTAGTCGCTCTCAGTCGAGCAAATGCTGTTAGGGCGTATCTGCTCGATCTCGGTGTTTCAAAAGACCGAATTCATGTCGAATCGAAAATCTGGCGACGGGATTCCGCTGTTCCTGCCGGTAAGCGCAATCAGATAGAGGTCGAATTTATTCCTGCATGCTCGCCGGGCGCCTGCGAGAATCCGTGTGGTATCGCGTTGCCGGTACAGGAGCAATGATGGCGAAACGCGCGCATGTGAGACACCCCTTGTGGAGCGCCTACTTCTTTGCGAAGGGGGCAGCGGAAATGGCGGCGGTGCCGACGGCGGCTCGAAGCCAGGACAGGCGATCGGACATGGATGCAGATCTCTCAGGTTTTGTTGTGAGGCTGCATGTTAAGGCATCGCCGATCGACCGACGCGGATCGACCGGATGGTGGTATGGCGCCCGGCGCGCTCGCCCGTGCCCCGCGATCGATTCCGCCTGAAGGCGATCGATTGCGGGGCGTCAGGTCATGTGCGTCAGGCAGCCGTTGTTCCATCGGCTCGCGCCAGCACTCGCGCGAGCCGGAGAACCATCACATCACGGCGCGACAACCGGATGCTTCAGCGCATGCGCGGTCTCGATCCACTGCGCGTGGAATTCGTCCGCGTCGGGCCGGAGCCCCAGCTCGCCGTTGCGATAGGCCATCGCGAGCGTCTGCACGGCTTCCGGCAACTCGTGTTCGGCGGCCCGGCGATACAGCGCGAGCGCGCGCGCCTCGTCGCGCGGCACGCCGCTGCCGTCGCGGTACGCGTTTGCGAGCATGAAGTCCGCGGCCGGGATGTCCGCGCGCGACGCGACGTCGAACCAGTGCGCGGCCTGCACCGGATCGGCGGCGATGCCGTAACCGCTGCGATAGATCAGCCCGAGGTAATACGCGGCGGCCGGGTCGCCCTGTTCGGCCGCTTCGCCGAGCAGCGCGCGTGCGCGTGCGTAGTCCTTCGGGGTGTCGCCGCTGCCGAGCAGCAGTGCCTTGCCGAGCGCGAGTTGCGCGCGCCGCGCGGCCGGCGCGTCAGCCTTGCCGACCGCCTGTGCAGCGGTTTCCAGCCAGCCGCGCCCCTCGTCGCGCAGCCCCGGCTCGCGCGCGTCGACGAGCGCGATGCCGAGCGCCGCTTGCGCGGCGCCCGACCCGCGCCGCGCGAGCGTGCGCAATTGCGCGAGCGCGTGCGGCTCGGTGGCCTGCGTGACCATCGCCTGCCACTCGTCGAGCTGCGCGGCGCTCGGCGCGGGGCCGGCACCGCGCAGGCCGGTCGCCGCGACGACGGCCGCGACGGTCACGGCCGCCGCCGCGAGCAGCGCGGCCGGCGGGAGTTTCGCGCGCAGCAGGCGCCGCGCGGCGGCGGCGAAGCCGGTTTCGGCTGGCCGCATCGTCCGGATCGGTTGCATCGCGTGTCTCATTGCGTGAGGTCGATCTCGTAGGTGGCGAGGTTCTTGCCCGAGCCGTCGTCGGCCGCGACCTGCGTGATGCCGGTCAGGCCGGCAGCCGCCGCATCGCCGAGGCGGTTCGGCGCGGACGCGAACTGCACGTGCGCGACCGAGCTCGCGAGCTTCGTGAAGCGCCAGCTGCGCTGCGCGCCGTCCGCCGCGCGCGTGATCGCGCCGCGCTTCTTGATGAACGCGATCAGCACGTCGCGGTTCGCGTCCGGCGACGCGAAGATCGTCTTGCTGCCGTCGAGGCCCGGGAAGTTGCCGCCGCCGCTCGCGCGGTAGTTGTTGGTCGCGACGATGAGCTGCGCGTTCGGGTCGAGCGGCGCGCCCTTGTACGTCAGGTTCCTGATCCGGCTGCCGAGCGGCTGCGTGACGTCGATTTCGTACGCGAGATCGGCCGACGTGAACATGTCGAAGTTGTAGCCGGGGAAACTGCTGACGAGCGGCTGCACGGTCGCCTTGGTCGGGTCGATCCGGTTGAAGCGCTTCGCGGCGGTTTCGAGCCAGTTCTTCACGTCGGCGCCGCTCACCTTCACCGCGTACACGGTGTTCGGATACAGGTACAGGTCGGCCGCGTTGTTGATCGCGAGCGAGCCCGGCGCGACGTCGGTGTAGTCGCTTCCGCCGCCGAAGCCGCTCTTGAACGGCGCGCTGACCGACAGCACCGGCAGCGACGCGTATTGCGGCAGGTTCGCCTGCACGTAGGTCTTCACGTAGTCGGCCTGCGCCTCGTTGACGATCTGGATCGCGCCCGGGTCGCCGACATCGGCGAAGTAAGAGTTCATCCGGTAGTCGGTCGAGCCGATCGGCGTCTTCACGTAGTCGATCGTCGCCTGGTGCTCGGCCGCGATCGCGGCGGATACCGCCGGGTCGGCCGCGACGTAGGTCTTGTCGGCGTTCTGGATCGGCCGCGCCTCGACGGTCGTCTGCGACTTGTCGACGCTCCACGTCTTGCCGTCGAATTTCAGGCCGAGCTTGATCACGCCGAGGTGCTTGCCCCAGTAGTTGGCCATCACGGTCGGCACGCCGTTGACGGTGCCCTTGACCTTGTCGACGCCCGGCAGGTTGAACTGCGACACGGTGCTGTTCGCGTCCGGGAACACCTGGTGCGAGTGGCCGATCAGCATCGCGTCGATGCCGGAGACGGTCGACAGCCACCAGCTCCCGTTTTCCATCGTCGGCGAATACGCGGAATTGTCGAGGCCGCCGTGCGAGATCGCGACGACGAGATCGGCGCCCTTCGCGCGCATCTCGGGAATGTACTTCTCGGCGGCTTCCTTCAGGCCGGTCGTGTAGACCTTGCCGTCGAGCCAGCGCTTGTCCCAGTTCATGATCGCGGGCGGCGTGAAGCCGATGATGCCGACCTTCACCGGCGCGCTGACCGTCTTGCCGTCCGGCGTCGTCGCCGTCACCGTGCGGGTCAGGATCGTGTACGGCGTGAACAGCGGCGCGTTGGTCTTCGCGCTGATCACGTTCGCGAGCACCTGCGGGAAGTTCGGGCCCGCGCACTTCTTCTGCTGGGCCGGGGCCGGCAGGCCGTCGACCTCGAACGTGTTGCCGGTCACCTGCGACAGGTACGGCAGCCCGTAGTTGAATTCGTGATTGCCGATCCCGCCGCCGTCGAATTTCGCGGCGTTCATCACCTTGTAGATCGCGAGCGTCTGGTCGCAGCCGATCGGCTTCACGAGCGCCTGGTAGTCCGACAGCGCGGTGCCCTGGATCGTGTCGCC is part of the Burkholderia pyrrocinia genome and harbors:
- a CDS encoding M35 family metallo-endopeptidase yields the protein MDLFLTVDGPPICENMTDAEFRKKVLALRDDAVKIVAQRLHELSAWKAHARARVREWFGSDDESTRGVLSEGLAALVIVMQGLTARNFVRSDPELDRALGCTPNTKNLAGEVAHVCGPDTATHTISITPKFCELPDTSAGTFDSMQLTIVHECVHFMDTFGALDYKNTYGQFLSRRLAKEEPAMAIRNADNLAWYILCVD
- a CDS encoding OmpA family protein, yielding MRTILLGISCALISLSALCASSATFACSFALQYESKLERDVVSISNADRIALASLLITVRSSVANDGPVVIYGYSDERERNAIVVALSRANAVRAYLLDLGVSKDRIHVESKIWRRDSAVPAGKRNQIEVEFIPACSPGACENPCGIALPVQEQ
- a CDS encoding tetratricopeptide repeat protein, yielding MQPIRTMRPAETGFAAAARRLLRAKLPPAALLAAAAVTVAAVVAATGLRGAGPAPSAAQLDEWQAMVTQATEPHALAQLRTLARRGSGAAQAALGIALVDAREPGLRDEGRGWLETAAQAVGKADAPAARRAQLALGKALLLGSGDTPKDYARARALLGEAAEQGDPAAAYYLGLIYRSGYGIAADPVQAAHWFDVASRADIPAADFMLANAYRDGSGVPRDEARALALYRRAAEHELPEAVQTLAMAYRNGELGLRPDADEFHAQWIETAHALKHPVVAP
- a CDS encoding bifunctional 2',3'-cyclic-nucleotide 2'-phosphodiesterase/3'-nucleotidase → MRFPPLSRRRVPAAAALASLAFALAGCGGDDVTAPPPSQTQAQAPVGTTATLALLETTDLHTNVLSYDYFKLAADNSLGFERVSTLIAQARAQYPNTLLLDNGDTIQGTALSDYQALVKPIGCDQTLAIYKVMNAAKFDGGGIGNHEFNYGLPYLSQVTGNTFEVDGLPAPAQQKKCAGPNFPQVLANVISAKTNAPLFTPYTILTRTVTATTPDGKTVSAPVKVGIIGFTPPAIMNWDKRWLDGKVYTTGLKEAAEKYIPEMRAKGADLVVAISHGGLDNSAYSPTMENGSWWLSTVSGIDAMLIGHSHQVFPDANSTVSQFNLPGVDKVKGTVNGVPTVMANYWGKHLGVIKLGLKFDGKTWSVDKSQTTVEARPIQNADKTYVAADPAVSAAIAAEHQATIDYVKTPIGSTDYRMNSYFADVGDPGAIQIVNEAQADYVKTYVQANLPQYASLPVLSVSAPFKSGFGGGSDYTDVAPGSLAINNAADLYLYPNTVYAVKVSGADVKNWLETAAKRFNRIDPTKATVQPLVSSFPGYNFDMFTSADLAYEIDVTQPLGSRIRNLTYKGAPLDPNAQLIVATNNYRASGGGNFPGLDGSKTIFASPDANRDVLIAFIKKRGAITRAADGAQRSWRFTKLASSVAHVQFASAPNRLGDAAAAGLTGITQVAADDGSGKNLATYEIDLTQ